One Ornithorhynchus anatinus isolate Pmale09 chromosome 2, mOrnAna1.pri.v4, whole genome shotgun sequence DNA segment encodes these proteins:
- the LOC100088210 gene encoding olfactory receptor 56A4-like, whose protein sequence is MSSLSNNSFTQPSEFHLMCLPGAQSHQLGLSLVLALLFIVALGANTLLLLTVRLEESLHQPVYYLLSLLSLLDLVLCLTVIPKVLAIFWLGWWSISFAGCFLQMLIVNSFLAMESCTFLVMAYDRYVAICHPLRYPSIVTDHFVAKAAIFIVARNFLLLLPIPILSARLHYCGNTTIRNCLCGNLSVSQLSCENITLNQLYQFVVGWTLLGSDLILIALSYAFILRAVLRLKAEGAAAKALSTCGSHLILILFFSTVLLVLVLTNVVKKRVHADIPVLLNVLHYVIPAALNPIVYGVRTKDIQEGIHRVLRKARGLEGRELTPC, encoded by the coding sequence ATGTCATCTCTCAGCAACAACTCCTTCACTCAGCCCTCCGAATTCCACCTCATGTGCCTCCCTGGGGCCCAGAGCCATCAGCTCGGGCTCTCCTTGGTTCTGGCCCTGCTCTTCATCGTGGCCCTGGGGGCCAACACTTTGCTCCTGCTGACTGTCCGGCTGGAGGAGTCTCTGCACCAGCCCGTGTACTACcttctcagcctcctctccctcttggacCTTGTTCTCTGTCTGACTGTCATCCCCAAGGTCTTGGCCATCTTCTGGTTGGGTTGGTGGTCTATCAGCTTTGCAGGCTGCTTCTTGCAGATGCTCATCGTAAACAGCTTTCTGGCCATGGAGTCCTGTACCTTCTTGGTCATGGCCTATGACCGTTATGTGGCCATCTGCCACCCGCTGCGGTACCCGTCCATCGTCACTGACCACTTTGTGGCTAAGGCGGCCATCTTCATCGTGGCTCGCAacttcctgctcctgctgcctATTCCCATCCTCTCTGCCCGGCTACACTACTGTGGGAACACCACCATTAGGAACTGTTTGTGTGGCAACCTGTCTGTGTCACAGCTCTCTTGTGAAAATATTACCCTCAACCAACTCTACCAGTTTGTGGTGGGCTGGACCCTGCTGGGCTCAGACCTGATCCTCATTGCCCTCTCCTATGCCTTCATCCTTCGTGCCGTGCTGCGTCTGAAGGCTGAGGGGGCAGCGGCCAAGGCCCTGAGCACCTGCGGGTCCcatctcatcctcatcctcttcttcagCACCGTCTTGCTGGTCCTGGTCCTCACCAATGTGGTCAAGAAGAGAGTCCATGCCGACATCCCCGTCCTCCTCAATGTCCTGCACTACGTCATCCCTGCTGCCCTGAACCCTATCGTCTATGGGGTGCGGACTAAAGACATCCAGGAGGGGATCCACAGGGTCTTGAGGAAGGCTAGGGGCTTAGAGGGTAGGGAACTCACCCCTTGCTAG